A window from Gossypium raimondii isolate GPD5lz chromosome 7, ASM2569854v1, whole genome shotgun sequence encodes these proteins:
- the LOC105765963 gene encoding MDIS1-interacting receptor like kinase 1 — translation MPLKKINMKMGIRLSLLFFCYCIGSCSFGLAEKTNLNNEVSALLSIKAGLIDPLNSLRDWKLPDNVALKHSAHCNWTGVWCNSDGAVEKLDLSFMNLSGRVSDDIQQLKRLTSLNLCCNQLSSALPETICNLTSLNSIDVSSNSFTSSFPVGFARAARLTFLNGSSNSFTGVLPEELGNVTSLETLDLRGNFFQGSVPKSFKSLHKLKFLGLSGNNLTGQIPGELGQLSSLETIIMGYNEFEGGIPVEFGNLSSLKYLDLAVGNLSGEIPAELGRLKLLETVFLYKNSFEGKIHPSIGNITSLQLLDLSDNELSGEIPAEISDLKNLQLLNLMCNRLSGAVPTGIGGLTQLQVLELWNNSLSGSLPIDLGKNSPLQWLDISSNSFSGEIPGTLCDGGNLTKLILFNNAFSGTLPVSLSNCPSLVRVRVQNNLLSGTIPVGLGKLGRLQRLELANNSLTGTIPDDIASSTSLSFIDLSNNDLESSLPSTILSISSLQTFIASNNNLVGEIPDQFQDWPSLSVLDLSTNHFTGSIPASIASCEKLVTLNLRNNRLTGDIPESIAMMPTLAVVDLSNNSLTGGIPGNFGTSPALEMFNVSYNKLEGPVPATGVLRTINPDDLVGNAGLCGGALPPCNLHSQTSSRQRSLRAKHIVAGWLTGISSVLAAGILLIGGRSLYKKWYSHGSCFEERFEAGKGEWPWRLMAFQRLGFTAADILACIKETNVVGMGATGVVYKAEMPQSNAVVAVKKLWRSGTDIENGNSGDFVGEVNLLGKLRHRNIVRLLGFLHNDTSMMIVYEFMQNGSLADALYGKQAGRLLVDWVSRYNIALGVAQGLAYLHHDCHPPVIHRDIKSNNILLDANLVARIADFGLARMMVSKNETVSMVAGSYGYIAPEYGYTLKVDEKIDIYSFGVVLLELLTGKRPLDPEFGESINIVEWIRRKVGDNRALEEELDPNLGNCKHIQEEMLLVVRIALLCTAKHPKDRPSMRDVITMLGEAKPRRKSSSSNSGNASTKEMPVFSTSPVNGLF, via the exons TGTTCTTTCGGTCTTGCTGAAAAAACCAACCTGAATAATGAAGTATCGGCTTTGTTATCGATAAAAGCCGGTCTTATCGATCCATTGAATAGCCTTCGAGATTGGAAATTGCCGGACAATGTGGCATTGAAGCATTCAGCTCACTGTAATTGGACTGGTGTATGGTGCAACTCTGATGGGGCAGTTGAAAAGCTTGATCTCTCGTTTATGAATCTCAGCGGACGAGTTTCTGACGATATCCAACAGCTGAAACGCCTTACTTCTCTCAACTTGTGTTGCAATCAACTGTCGTCGGCTTTACCGGAAACCATATGCAATCTCACATCACTTAACAGCATTGACGTGAGCTCTAATTCATTCACCAGCAGCTTCCCTGTGGGTTTTGCAAGAGCTGCAAGGCTAACTTTCCTGAATGGTTCAAGCAACAGTTTCACAGGAGTTCTCCCTGAGGAACTTGGCAATGTAACTTCATTGGAGACGCTAGACCTGAGAGGCAATTTCTTCCAGGGTTCAGTTCCAAAGTCTTTCAAGAGCTTGCACAAGTTAAAGTTTCTTGGCCTTTCAGGGAATAATCTCACTGGCCAGATACCAGGAGAATTGGGGCAGCTTTCATCACTGGAGACCATAATTATGGGGTACAATGAATTTGAAGGGGGAATACCAGTTGAGTTTGGGAACCTTTCTAGTCTAAAGTACCTTGATTTGGCAGTTGGTAATCTTAGTGGAGAGATTCCAGCTGAACTAGGGAGACTCAAGCTACTCGAAACAGTTTTCTTGTATAAGAACAGTTTTGAAGGTAAGATTCACCCATCAATTGGCAACATCACTTCGTTGCAGCTGCTGGATTTGTCTGATAATGAGTTATCTGGAGAAATTCCTGCTGAGATATCTGATCTTAAGAACTTACAGCTCTTGAACCTAATGTGCAATCGGTTATCAGGCGCAGTTCCTACCGGAATTGGAGGTTTGACACAATTGCAGGTACTTGAGTTGTGGAACAATTCCTTGTCAGGCTCACTGCCGATCGATCTTGGCAAGAATTCACCGTTGCAGTGGTTGGACATATCGTCCAATTCATTCTCTGGTGAAATCCCGGGAACCTTGTGTGATGGAGGCAATCTCACCAAGCTCATTCTATTCAACAATGCTTTCTCAGGGACATTGCCAGTCAGCTTATCAAATTGTCCATCACTTGTTCGTGTTCGAGTGCAGAATAATCTTCTATCCGGGACAATTCCAGTTGGACTTGGTAAACTTGGGAGGCTTCAGAGGTTAGAATTGGCAAATAACAGCCTCACCGGGACAATTCCGGATGATATAGCTTCTTCTACATCACTTTCTTTTATTGATCTTTCTAATAATGATCTTGAATCTTCTCTCCCTTCTACCATTCTTTCAATCTCGAGCCTGCAAACGTTCATTGCCTCGAACAATAACTTGGTTGGTGAAATCCCAGATCAGTTTCAGGATTGGCCTTCACTTTCTGTGCTTGATCTGTCAACAAACCATTTCACAGGAAGTATTCCAGCTAGCATTGCTTCATGTGAGAAATTAGTCACTTTGAATCTAAGGAATAACCGATTGACCGGAGATATTCCAGAATCGATTGCTATGATGCCTACTTTGGCTGTTGTCGATTTGTCTAACAACTCTCTAACAGGTGGGATACCTGGTAATTTTGGAACCTCTCCGGCTTTAGAAATGTTCAATGTTTCGTATAACAAACTAGAGGGTCCAGTTCCTGCAACTGGTGTGCTAAGAACAATCAATCCGGATGATCTTGTCGGCAATGCTGGTCTCTGTGGTGGTGCTCTCCCTCCATGTAACTTACATTCACAAACTTCATCAAGGCAAAGAAGTTTGCGAGCAAAGCATATTGTTGCTGGATGGCTCACTGGGATTTCATCGGTTCTAGCAGCTGGAATCTTACTCATCGGTGGGCGATCACTCTATAAAAAGTGGTACTCACATGGTAGTTGCTTTGAAGAAAGGTTTGAAGCAGGAAAGGGAGAATGGCCATGGAGATTAATGGCATTCCAAAGACTTGGTTTCACAGCTGCTGACATCTTAGCCTGTATCAAAGAAACAAATGTGGTTGGGATGGGAGCCACCGGGGTCGTATACAAGGCTGAGATGCCGCAGTCAAATGCAGTCGTAGCAGTTAAAAAGCTGTGGAGATCAGGAACTGACATCGAAAACGGAAACAGTGGGGATTTTGTTGGAGAGGTGAATCTCTTAGGGAAACTTAGGCATCGAAACATAGTTCGGTTATTAGGATTCCTTCATAATGATACTAGCATGATGATAGTGTACGAGTTTATGCAAAATGGTAGCTTAGCAGATGCCTTGTACGGCAAGCAAGCCGGTAGGTTGCTGGTAGATTGGGTTTCAAGGTATAACATAGCACTTGGTGTTGCACAAGGCCTTGCTTATCTTCATCATGATTGTCATCCACCTGTAATACATCGAGACATCAAGTCGAACAACATACTGCTCGACGCAAATCTTGTGGCAAGAATTGCAGATTTTGGTTTGGCAAGGATGATGGTTAGTAAGAATGAAACGGTCTCGATGGTTGCAGGGTCCTACGGCTACATAGCTCCCG AGTACGGTTACACTTTGAAGGTCGATGAAAAGATTGACATTTACAGCTTCGGGGTGGTTTTACTGGAACTTTTAACCGGGAAACGGCCTTTAGATCCAGAGTTCGGAGAATCCATTAACATTGTTGAATGGATTAGGAGAAAGGTTGGAGACAACAGAGCTTTAGAAGAGGAATTAGATCCTAATTTAGGGAACTGTAAGCATATTCAAGAAGAGATGCTCTTAGTTGTTAGGATAGCACTTCTCTGCACTGCCAAGCACCCAAAGGACAGACCATCAATGCGAGATGTGATTACGATGCTCGGTGAGGCAAAGCCTCGGAGGAAAAGCAGTAGCAGCAACAGCGGAAATGCATCGACCAAAGAGATGCCGGTATTTAGCACATCGCCTGTAAATGGCCTCTTCTAG